The following proteins are co-located in the Lagenorhynchus albirostris chromosome 2, mLagAlb1.1, whole genome shotgun sequence genome:
- the PADI1 gene encoding protein-arginine deiminase type-1, with product MAPQRAVQLSLKKPTYAVCVVGIETYVDVYSDVPKGAETFSVSGSSGVEVFTVYNTARVTEPTGKAYWPLNAGVDVIVSVDTASKALNDLEVQVSYFGLQKAALGHSVLYLTGADISLDVDTGRTGKVKRSHGDKKTWRWGPEGYGAILLVNCDRDSFRSREIDLISTQLTSLDDLQDMAPMVLSCDGPDELFDSHKLVLNVPFSDSRRMAVFCARGGNSLSDYKQVLGPQQLYYEVERHPGERKISFYVEGLTFPDADFLGLVSLSVSLVDTKTLPEVPYFTDTVTFRMAPWIMTPNTQCPLEVYVCSVLDSHGSNEKFLKDISDLALKANCKLIVCPWPENRNDRWIQDEMEFGYIEAPHKSFPVVFDSPRDRGLKYFPYKRILGPDFGYVIRETQFAGVSGLDSFGNLDISPPVTVGGKEYPLGRILIGSSFPKSGGRRMAKVVRDFLKAQQVQAPVEIYSDWLWVGHVDEFLSFVPTSDQKGFRLLLASPIACLNLFQEKKEEGYGEAAQFDGLNYQVKRSINEILEDRILRSDNLYAQRCIDWNREVLKQELGLTEQDIVDIPQLFYLKDSQAEAFFPNMVNMVVLGKYLGIPKPYGPIINGCCCLEEKVRSLLEPLGLCCTFIDDYLSYHELCGEIHCGTNVRRKPFPFKWWHVVP from the exons CGATGTGCCCAAGGGTGCTGAGACCTTCAGTGTCTCTGGGAGCTCCGGGGTGGAGGTCTTCACGGTCTACAACACAGCACGGGTGACAGAGCCCACAGGTAAGGCCTACTGGCCCCTGAATGCCGGCGTGGATGTGATCGTATCTGTGGACACAGCCAGTAAGGCTTTAAACGATCTCGAG GTGCAAGTCTCCTACTTCGGGCTTCAGAAGGCTGCCCTGGGCCACAGTGTCCTCTACCTCACTGGCGCCG ACATCTCCCTCGACGTCGACACGGGCCGCACGGGCAAGGTGAAGAGGAGCCACGGTGACAAG AAAACCTGGCGCTGGGGCCCTGAGGGCTATGGGGCTATCCTGCTGGTGAACTGTGACCGGGATAGTTTCAGGTCCAGGGAGATCGACCTCATCAGCACCCAGCTGACATCACTGGATG ACCTGCAGGACATGGCCCCAATGGTGCTGAGCTGCGATGGCCCTGATGAGCTCTTTGACAGCCACAAGCTGGTCTTGAACGTGCCGTTTTCTGATTCCAGGAGAATGGCGGTCTTCTGCGCTAGGG GTGGGAATTCTCTCTCAGACTACAAGCAGGTGCTGGGGCCCCAGCAGCTGTACTACGAAGTGGAGCGGCATCCGGGGGAACGGAAGATCAGCTTCTACGTGGAGGGGCTCACCTTTCCCGACGCTGATTTCTTGGGGCTGGTCTCTCTCAGCGTCAGCCTGGTGGACACCAAG ACCCTGCCTGAGGTGCCCTACTTCACAGACACCGTGACCTTCCGCATGGCCCCCTGGATCATGACCCCCAACACCCAGTGCCCCCTGGAGGTGTATGTGTGCAG TGTCTTAGACTCCCATGGCTCAAATGAGAAGTTTCTGAAAGACATATCTGACCTGGCGTTGAAAGCCAACTGCAAGCTGATCGTCTGCCCTTGGCCTGAGAATCGGAATGACCGCTGGATCCAG gacGAGATGGAGTTTGGCTACATCGAGGCGCCTCACAAATCCTTCCCGGTGGTCTTTGACTCCCCCCGAGACAGAGGCCTGAAGTATTTCCCTTATAAGAGGATCCTG GGTCCCGACTTTGGATATGTCATCCGGGAAACGCAGTTCGCTGGTGTTTCTGGCCTCGACTCCTTCGGCAACCTGGACATCAGCCCTCCAGTCACAGTGGGGGGCAAGGAGTACCCGCTGGGCCGAATCCTCATTGGTAGCAGCTTCCCCAA GTCTGGTGGGCGGCGAATGGCCAAGGTGGTGCGCGACTTCCTGAAGGCCCAGCAGGTGCAGGCGCCCGTGGAGATCTACTCTGACTGGCTCTGGGTGGGCCACGTGGACGAGTTCCTGAGCTTCGTGCCCACCTCCGACCAAAAG GGCTTCCGGCTGCTCCTGGCCAGCCCCATCGCTTGCCTCAACCTGTTccaagagaagaaggaggagggctACGGGGAGGCGGCCCAGTTTGACG GGTTAAATTACCAGGTGAAGAGAAGCATTAATGAGATACTGGAAGACAGAATTCTCAGGAGTGACAACCTGTATGCACAG aGATGCATTGACTGGAACCGGGAGGTGCTGAAGCAGGAACTGGGCCTGACTGAGCAGGACATCGTGGACATCCCCCAGCTCTTTTACCTGAAGGACTCCCAAGCAGAAGCCTTCTTCCCCAACATG GTGAACATGGTGGTCTTAGGCAAGTACCTGGGCATCCCCAAACCCTACGGGCCCATAATCAACGGCTGCTGCTGCCTGGAGGAGAAGGTGCGGTCCCTTTTGGAGCCTCTGGGCCTCTGCTGTACCTTCATCGATGACTACTTGTCCTACCACGAGCTGTGTGGCGAGATCCACTGTGGCACCAACGTGCGCCGGAAGCCGTTTCCCTTCAAGTGGTGGCACGTGGTGCCCTGA